Proteins found in one Lachancea thermotolerans CBS 6340 chromosome C complete sequence genomic segment:
- the HCH1 gene encoding Hch1p (similar to uniprot|P53834 Saccharomyces cerevisiae YNL281W HCH1 Heat shock protein regulator that binds to Hsp90p and may stimulate ATPase activity originally identified as a high-copy number suppressor of a HSP90 loss-of-function mutation GFP-fusion protein localizes to the cytoplasm and nucleus) codes for MVVLNPNNWHWVDKNTLPWTQTYMQELKISCDAKDGATTVRVTRVNSVSGDSHVSQRKGKVICYFDLDLSFATEVVEAESGNSVCEGKIVVPELVHDETDFEIRPEGFGDHHALVRDEFVPLLREALCKYQQDLIDHHSRDVQQS; via the coding sequence ATGGTGGTTCTGAATCCTAACAACTGGCACTGGGTCGACAAGAACACATTGCCATGGACCCAAACCTACATGCAAGAGCTAAAGATCTCTTGTGATGCCAAAGACGGCGCAACCACAGTACGTGTTACCAGAGTCAATTCTGTTTCAGGCGATTCGCACGTCTCGCAGCGCAAGGGTAAAGTCATTTGTTACTTCGACCTCGACCTCTCGTTTGCTACAGAGGTTGTGGAAGCCGAATCAGGGAATAGCGTCTGCGAAGGCAAGATCGTGGTTCCAGAGCTTGTTCATGATGAAACGGATTTCGAAATCCGCCCTGAAGGATTTGGTGATCACCATGCGTTAGTCAGAGATGAGTTCGTTCCTCTGTTGCGCGAAGCTCTCTGCAAGTATCAGCAAGACCTCATAGATCACCAC
- the POP3 gene encoding Pop3p (similar to uniprot|P53833 Saccharomyces cerevisiae YNL282W POP3 Subunit of both RNase MRP which cleaves pre-rRNA and nuclear RNase P which cleaves tRNA precursors to generate mature 5' ends) — protein MSSLKEIQQNTARRKQVYKPILDNPFTDEAHMWPYVRDQPLVAELVRSHVIEPLAHAHAMKLQGTLNAHFGFNSVVQYLEAPPTSDSVFLFVCNRDSVPSVLLSQIPILAQVSSCDITLVPLPRGTSDSLGACTSTDHDGLLLVVQDGKFDPHIATQLSAHVDHVKEKPWLLFSKSRIAALSSTAAISSKSKSKSK, from the coding sequence atgagctctctAAAGGAAATCCAGCAAAATACTGCGCGCCGGAAGCAGGTATACAAGCCGATTCTCGACAACCCATTCACAGATGAGGCACACATGTGGCCCTACGTACGCGACCAGCCGCTCGTCGCAGAACTGGTTCgtagtcacgtgatagagCCTTTGGCGCACGCACACGCAATGAAGCTTCAGGGCACTCTCAACGCTCATTTCGGGTTCAACAGCGTGGTGCAGTACTTAGAAGCGCCGCCCACCTCAGACTCCGTGTTCTTATTTGTCTGCAATCGCGACTCCGTGCCAAGCGTGTTGCTGTCACAGATCCCAATTCTCGCACAAGTCAGCAGTTGCGACATCACATTAGTGCCACTGCCACGCGGTACCAGCGATTCTTTGGGTGCTTGCACCTCGACAGACCATGACGGCCTCTTACTGGTGGTTCAAGACGGCAAATTCGACCCTCACATCGCTACCCAACTGAGCGCACACGtagatcacgtgaaagAAAAGCCCTGGCTGCTATTCTCCAAGTCGCGTATAGCAGCGCTGTCTTCTACCGCAGCCATCAGCTCTAAGTCCAAATCGAAGTCTAAGTAG